The nucleotide sequence GAGGCCCCTCTGCAGGCCGGGCCGCAGCACTGCCCCCAGCGAGGCCGCCGTGGTTTCTGGACTGTCCTGCCTGGGCCGTGTCCCCGTTGTCCCTGGCAAATCCGTGTTTTGATCCCTGGGGCTGCTGGAATTTGTGCCGGAATTCGTCCTGTGTCCTCCCACCCCGTCTCCTGTGCCGTACCCCACACCACAGCCATGGGCAGTCCCAGAGGGGGCCGGGACTTCTGGCAGCAGTCCTGGTGCGGAGGGATCCCGGGTCAGGCTCACGGGGCTCTCCCTGGAGCGTGACGCGGCCGGGTGCTCAGGTGGAGATGCCGGTCGGCACTAATGAGGGGCCGCACCTGCCACGCCAGCCTCGTCCTCGGCACCCTCCCCCGCGTTCTTGCTCTTGTCGCTCCTCCTGCGTGGGCGCGGTGCTCGACCCCGCAGCCGCCCCTGTTTAAAGCTCTGGGGTGCAGGTGTGGACTCCCCGCGTGGGAGCGGGCTCCTCCCCTACCCGGCCACGGGTCCCCTCCACTTGCTGtgacttcatttatttaaagcagagagacagacatctcccatctgccagttcgcTCCCTAGAGgcccagaggagccaggactgggcctggcagagtccaggagccgggaaccccatcaggtctcctgagtgggtggcagggccagcacctgagccaccaccggttgcctcccaggctgcatcgGCGGGAGCCGGAGCCAAGTCCGGCAGCAggagccctagctgctgtggtcCGGCTGAGTCTGTGGCTGTCCTGcgtcctcagggcccctccaggctgccgcctgtggtgcggGCCTTCAGGGCCCTGAGTGTGCGTGGGGCGCCCCGTCCCTCACTCCTCGCCGGAGGGATTCTGCCGGCCAAGCCCCCTTCCGAGTGGGCTTCTGACACGGGGGAGGGGAGCCGCGTGCGAGGGGCCGCGCTGCCTTGCTGTGGGGATGTTTGGGACCACCGCAGACACCCTGGAGCCGAGCCCAGAGTACCTGGTCTCTGCGGCGCCGCTCCGCAAGTCTGGGGCTGCAGACTGACACGGCTCTGCCGGGCtctgcctggggcccctgggcGGAATGCTCTGCCGGGCCGACTGCGAGGACGCTGGGCCCCTCGTCTGCCTGCTCTGGGGGCTCCGGGCCCCCGCGGGCCGGCTTCACACCTGGGTTTGTGTGGCTGAGCGTCGcgctgttttctgtttgtttgaaagagttagagaggggacaGGGCAGACCGAGCTGTCACATCCGGCGGTTTATTCTCCACAAGCCCACAacggcagaggctgggccaggccgaagctgggagcctggagctcccgtgtgggcggcaggggcccccgCACTCCACcatcctgctctgcctcccaaggtgcaccagcaaggagctggactggaagtggggcaccAGGtgcctaacctgctgcgccacagcgccagccccagagcacgcactcggggggtgggggtggctgtgggacgcagtgcgccagctgcctgcatcccgtgtttgccgtgctggttggagtcctggctcccggcttctgagctagctccctgctggtgcacctgggagggggcagaagatggcccaggtccatatGGGGAACCctgacggagttccaggctcctggcttcagcctgggttgTTGTGGGCGTtcggagactgaaccagcaggtggacagcGGACCTGTGTGCGTCTCCTtccctccgtcactctgcctttcacattaataAAGATTGCTTTTTAAATGACAGGATAATGGTCACGATGGGCGTGGAGAAGAGTTGAAAAATATCTGCTGTGTCTCAGGGAGTCctctggtgtgtgtgtacatgtgtgtgcacatgtgtgcatgtgtgtgtgcgtgccgcAGGCAGCAGCGGGAAAGAAGGgcagccccccccctccccccgcggcTCTCCTTGGCCAGGAGGCGGCCGTGAGGCCGCACCAAGCTCTGCTTGTCACGCCGGTAGCTTCAGCACCCCCAGGGCCCGGTGTCCCTGCCCCGCCTGCAGGCCCCATCCGCGCCCCTGCAGTGGGTGACCCCCTTGTGCCTGGCAGGGCATCCTCCTGGTGTATGACATCACCAACCGCTGGTCCTTTGACGGCATCGACCGGTGGATCAAGGAGATCGACGAGGTGGGTGTCGCTGTGCGCCtcagcccgggggtgggggggcgcccTGCCTCGGGGCCGTTGCTGAGTTCCGTGCCCTCCCAAGCACGCTCCTGGGGTCCCCCGGATCCTGGTGGGGAACCGGCTCCACCTGGCCTTCAAGCGGCAAGTGCCGACGGAGCAGGCGCGCGCCTACGCCGAGAAGAACTGCATGACGTTCTTTGAGGTCAGCCCGCTGTGCAACTTCAACGTCACCGAGTCGTTCACCGAGCTGTCGCGCATCGTGCTCATGCGGCATGGCATGGAGAAGATCTGGAGGCCCAACCGAGGTGGGTGCCGGCGGGGGGCGCAGCACGGAGCAGCCCCGCCCTGCTGGGGCCCTGGACATGgcctcacggggggggggggggcacggagcagccctgccctgctggggccctggacatggcctcacggggggggggggcacggagcagccctgccctgctggggcCCCGACACGGCCTCACGGTGGGGGGGGGCACGGTGCTGCTTCCTTCAGCGTTTCTGGAATCACCGGGTCTGAGGGCGTCCACAGGGAGCCACAGACTAGGGCCCCCGGCTGGGAGGGGCGCCATCAGGCAGCACCAGAGGCAGCTCGCTCTGCCCCCGGGGGTGCCCGTCTGCCAGGCAGCCGAGGGGGGTAGCTGAGGTGCCCGGGCTGACCCTGCCCGACAGTGTTCAGCCTGCAGGACCTCTGCTGCCGCGCCATTGTCTCCTGCACCCCCGTGCACCTCATCGACAAGCTCCCGCTGCCCGTCACCATCAAGAGCCACCTCAAGTCCTTCTCCATGGCCAACGGCATGAACGCGGTCATGATGCATGGACGCTCCTACTCCCTGGCCAGCGGGGCCGGGGGCAGCGGCAGCAAGGGCAGCAGCCTCAAGAGGTCCAAGTCCATCCGGCCCCCCCAGAGCCCGCCCCAGAACTGCTCTCGCAGCAACTGCAAGATCTCCTAGCAGGCCTGCGAGAATGGACGTGCGCTCCTGCCGGGCCGGGCCTGCTGTGGGCAGGGACTTTGGCCACCGGGCCCCGCCAcggaggctgcaggtggagggagggggctgcaggcggCCGCGTGCTGGTCCGAAAGCCCTGGGGGGCCTGGCTGCCGCtctgctgggctctgctgggcCTCCGGAGGGGACTGTGGGGGTGATGGTGTCCCGAGGGGCCGCGGTCCGTTCCCAcggaggggctgggctgctgcccaGGGGCCCTCTGGAAGCTGCGCTTGGCGACCAAGCCATCAGGCCCGGCTCCTGCCGCCTCCCCTGGGAGGTGCACACCAGGACTCACttgggcccaggcccctcccacgtgggcggggctggggctctgCTGTGAGGGTGGAGTGGCCTGGGGGCAGCTCGCGTCCTCTGACCTCAGATGTGGCTGCGTGGTGGACACCTAGCCCTCCTGTGCTGGGGGCCCTAGTGCAGTGGGGCCTGGCCCCTCGCTGCTGTTGAAGCCGCCAGCTGTCCCTGCCCGGGATGCGTCCTCCCGGCCCAGACCCCGCCACGGCCTCCTTGGTGCTCATCTCTACCTCCTGCCCTCGTCACGATGTGGGTTCAGCACGGCAGTGTGGACGCTGGGCAGAGGCCCCTTCCTTTGGCGTGGTGGGGGGAAGCCCACGTCCCCGTGCGCACAGGATCAGCACTGGCTCACTGCTGTCACACTCCCCACGCTGGGTTCCGAGCTGTTCTCACTTTGTACAGTAAACGTGGTTCCTGTGACCTCCCAGTcctcacctgccactcagcccaTTTCCTGATGGACAGCACACGGCCTGGGGCTCACCAGGGGCCCTGAATCAGGCCACAGCCCAGTGGATGTGGCCTGGGGAGCCACGCCCATGGATGGCCCAGCGGCCCCCACCCCTGCGTCACCAGGGTCCCGGCTCATCCTGGGATGGGGCCGCTGGCGCCTGGAGGCTGTCTTGGTCTCATCTGGCCAGACCCAGCTCTGATTACCCCGCCCCTGGGTCAGAAGGTCAGACGCAGGGTCGCAGAGAAAGCCATCCAGGGCTTGGGAGCAGACCCCTGCAGCAGTCCAGGGCTTGGGAGGGCCCTTTGTCCCCCTGCCGGCATGTGATCTCCGAGGAGAGCCTggccggccgcccctcccccctctgggcccggggcttccctggggctgTGGGCCCCACATGTGGGCACCGCCTCCACCCTGGCTGGAGAGTATGGGGAAAGCAAAGTCCTGTCGCCCCCACCCCGGACCTGTGGGCAAGTGGTGACCCTTCTGAAAGTGTCCTGGAGAGGTTTGGACTCTTGGAGACCAGGACAcccccgctccccccccccccccagactaaAGGCTGAACGTGGAGTGCCTGCACCTCACCTGTCCCGCCCAGGGGACCAGGCTGTGGCcggttgggggtggggcagggaggaaggcggagccctgccccctcctcccccagcagagGGAGGGTCTTCAGGGGGACTTTGATCTCAGCAGCCCAGGGTGTGCAGGGAGGGGCTCGGGTtacagcaccccctcccccctctggCCAGAGCCTGCCCTTCCCCGCCCCTGTGCTCctgggcccccggcccctccccaccccgtgcCCTGTGCTAACCAGGGCCTGGGAACCGCTCACTGAccagcaggagcaggggcctgcGCTGCACGGACGCGGTGTGTGAGAGcgtgggctgggccctggggggcAGCGGTGGCCGCCACGGCCCAGAGGGTGGATGCCTGCAGGCAGCCAAGCTCCGCAGGCCCCAACGAGGGGCTGGTGGGCCCCCGCCCCAGGTCCCGATGCCCGCCCCACGGCACCTCCTGCCTTTGCTCCTGGTTGTGGGACTGACCGCGGGGGCCAGCCTGCTTCCGGGGCCCGGGAGCCGCCCAGGCGTTTGCCCCAA is from Lepus europaeus isolate LE1 unplaced genomic scaffold, mLepTim1.pri SCAFFOLD_567, whole genome shotgun sequence and encodes:
- the RAB40C gene encoding ras-related protein Rab-40C produces the protein MGTQGSPVKSYDYLLKFLLVGDSDVGKGEILESLQDGAAESPYAYSNGIDYKTTTILLDGRRVKLELWDTSGQGRFCTIFRSYSRGAQGILLVYDITNRWSFDGIDRWIKEIDEHAPGVPRILVGNRLHLAFKRQVPTEQARAYAEKNCMTFFEVSPLCNFNVTESFTELSRIVLMRHGMEKIWRPNRVFSLQDLCCRAIVSCTPVHLIDKLPLPVTIKSHLKSFSMANGMNAVMMHGRSYSLASGAGGSGSKGSSLKRSKSIRPPQSPPQNCSRSNCKIS